The following coding sequences lie in one Flavobacterium sediminis genomic window:
- a CDS encoding response regulator transcription factor, with protein MEARKILLVEDDPNFGAVLKDYLVINDFEVTLAKNGMEGFEKFKKDNFDLCILDVMMPYKDGYTLAREIREKNQEIPIIFLTAKTLKEDVLKGYKVGADDYLNKPFDSEVLLMKIKAIVQRKASETKPDNTRFEFQIGRFHLNSKLRFLSFQNEEPIKLSPKECELLKMLALHENDLMPRELALTKIWRDDNYFTSRSMDVYIAKLRKYLKRDENVEILNIHGEGFRLVVKK; from the coding sequence ATGGAAGCTAGAAAAATTTTATTAGTTGAAGATGACCCCAACTTTGGTGCAGTATTAAAAGACTATTTAGTAATCAATGATTTTGAGGTAACATTGGCTAAAAATGGTATGGAAGGTTTTGAAAAATTTAAAAAAGATAATTTCGATTTATGTATTCTTGATGTAATGATGCCGTATAAGGATGGTTATACCTTGGCTCGTGAGATCAGAGAGAAGAATCAGGAAATCCCTATCATATTTTTAACGGCTAAAACATTAAAAGAAGATGTTTTAAAAGGTTACAAAGTAGGTGCTGATGATTATTTGAACAAGCCTTTTGATTCCGAAGTGTTGTTGATGAAGATCAAAGCAATTGTGCAACGCAAAGCTTCAGAAACGAAGCCGGACAATACACGATTTGAATTTCAGATCGGAAGATTTCATTTGAACTCTAAATTGCGTTTTCTTTCTTTCCAGAACGAGGAGCCGATTAAGCTTTCTCCGAAAGAATGTGAATTGTTGAAAATGTTAGCACTTCATGAAAATGATTTGATGCCTAGAGAATTAGCATTGACTAAAATTTGGAGAGACGACAACTATTTTACATCTCGTAGTATGGATGTTTATATTGCTAAATTGAGAAAATACCTGAAACGCGATGAAAATGTGGAAATTTTGAACATTCACGGAGAAGGATTCCGTTTGGTAGTTAAAAAGTAA
- a CDS encoding N-acetyltransferase: MVTIKEVTNKKELKDFILFSFELFKDNPYWVPPLISEEMETFDKEKNPNLENCDLKLFLAYKNNKIVGKVAAIVNWDEVNELGKKKTRFGWFDVIDDLDVTKALLDKVAEFGKEKGMDHIEGPLGFSNLDKVGVLSEGFNEISTMISWYSLPYYVEHFEKLGMDKEKEYIESIFSMLDVDPKGFMRASKMIKERYKLKVMNFDNSADIIPYVDEMFAVFNTTYEKLQSYVTITPQQIEYVKRKHISFINPEYIKFIMDEHNNMIAFTIVMPGFAEALQKAKGKLFPFGWWHLLQAKKHSKEAVFYLIGVLPEYQKKGVTAVIFEEYYKVFKAKNIRTCVRTPELEENHAMHNLWKNFNPRIHKRRRTYKKDI, from the coding sequence ATGGTTACAATCAAAGAAGTTACAAATAAAAAAGAGTTAAAAGATTTTATCTTATTCTCTTTTGAGCTTTTCAAAGATAATCCTTATTGGGTTCCGCCTTTGATCTCTGAGGAGATGGAAACTTTTGACAAAGAAAAGAATCCCAATCTGGAGAATTGTGATTTAAAGCTCTTTTTAGCCTACAAGAACAATAAAATTGTCGGAAAGGTTGCCGCTATCGTCAATTGGGATGAAGTCAATGAATTAGGCAAGAAGAAAACTCGTTTCGGTTGGTTTGATGTCATTGATGATCTTGACGTAACGAAAGCACTTTTAGATAAAGTTGCCGAATTCGGTAAAGAAAAAGGAATGGATCATATAGAAGGTCCGTTAGGCTTTTCTAATCTTGATAAAGTCGGGGTCTTGTCAGAAGGGTTCAACGAAATCAGTACTATGATCTCCTGGTATAGTTTACCTTATTATGTAGAGCATTTCGAAAAATTGGGAATGGACAAAGAAAAAGAATACATTGAAAGTATTTTCTCCATGCTTGATGTAGATCCGAAAGGATTTATGAGAGCCAGCAAAATGATAAAAGAACGTTACAAGCTTAAGGTAATGAATTTTGACAATTCTGCCGATATTATACCTTATGTTGATGAAATGTTTGCTGTTTTCAACACGACTTACGAAAAACTGCAATCTTATGTTACCATTACACCGCAACAGATTGAGTATGTCAAAAGAAAGCATATCAGTTTTATCAATCCGGAATATATTAAGTTTATTATGGATGAACATAACAACATGATTGCTTTTACTATCGTTATGCCCGGTTTTGCTGAGGCTCTTCAAAAAGCAAAGGGCAAATTATTTCCTTTTGGCTGGTGGCATTTACTGCAAGCCAAAAAGCATTCTAAAGAAGCGGTGTTTTATCTTATCGGTGTTTTACCGGAATATCAGAAAAAAGGGGTTACAGCTGTTATTTTTGAAGAATATTACAAAGTTTTTAAAGCTAAAAACATTCGCACTTGTGTACGAACTCCCGAATTGGAAGAAAATCACGCCATGCATAATTTATGGAAAAATTTCAATCCGAGAATCCATAAAAGAAGGCGGACTTATAAGAAAGATATATAA